Proteins encoded together in one Pseudoalteromonas xiamenensis window:
- the fusA gene encoding elongation factor G, with protein MADLSKYRNIGIFAHVDAGKTTTTERILKLTGKIHKLGEVHDGASTMDFMEQEAERGITIQSAATTCFWKDHRFNVIDTPGHVDFTVEVYRSLKVLDGGVGVFCGSGGVEPQSETNWRYANDAEVSRLIFVNKLDRMGADFYRVVGQVKKVLGANPLVMTLPIGIEDQFIGVVDVLTKQAYVWDDSGQPENYTVQDVPADMVDKVDEYHEMLVESAVEQDDELMMAYMDGEVPSVEQLKACIRKGTRDLAFFPTFCGSAFKNKGMQLLLDAVVEYLPAPTEVAPQDLTDPETGEPTGAVATVSVDEPFRALAFKIMDDRFGALTFVRIYSGKLKKGDTILNSATGKTERVGRMVEMHANDRNELESAQAGDIIAIVGMKNVQTGHTLCDPKHECTLEPMIFPTPVISIAVTPKDKGAAEKLGIALGKMLAEDPSFQVETDEETGDTILKGMGELHLDIKVDILKRTFGIELNVGAPQVAYRETITKPVEDSYTHKKQSGGSGQFGKIDYRIKPGEVGSGFVFKSTVVGGNVPKEFWPAVEKGFKSMMNEGVLAGFPVLDIEVELFDGSFHAVDSSAIAFEIAAKGAFRQSIPKAGAQLLEPIMKVDVFTPEDNVGDVIGDLNRRRGMIKDQEPGAMGIRIKGEVPLSEMFGYIGHLRTITSGRGQFSMEFSHYMPCPMNVADAVIAAEKEKKAKK; from the coding sequence ATGGCAGATTTATCAAAATACAGAAATATTGGTATTTTCGCGCACGTTGACGCTGGTAAAACCACGACAACAGAACGTATTCTTAAGCTTACTGGTAAAATCCATAAGCTAGGCGAAGTACACGACGGCGCGTCGACCATGGACTTCATGGAGCAAGAAGCTGAGCGTGGTATCACGATCCAATCAGCAGCGACTACCTGTTTCTGGAAAGATCACCGTTTTAACGTTATCGACACTCCGGGACACGTTGACTTCACAGTAGAAGTATACCGTTCACTTAAAGTTCTTGACGGTGGTGTGGGTGTATTCTGTGGTTCTGGTGGTGTTGAGCCTCAGTCTGAAACAAACTGGCGTTACGCGAACGACGCAGAAGTATCTCGTCTAATCTTCGTAAACAAGCTAGACCGTATGGGTGCGGATTTCTACCGCGTAGTTGGTCAAGTTAAGAAAGTACTTGGCGCAAACCCACTTGTTATGACGCTTCCAATTGGTATCGAAGACCAATTCATCGGTGTTGTTGACGTTCTAACTAAGCAAGCATACGTATGGGACGATTCAGGTCAACCTGAAAACTACACAGTTCAAGACGTACCAGCAGACATGGTTGACAAAGTTGACGAATACCATGAAATGCTAGTTGAGTCTGCAGTTGAGCAAGACGACGAACTAATGATGGCTTACATGGATGGTGAAGTTCCATCTGTTGAGCAATTAAAAGCATGTATCCGTAAAGGTACACGTGACCTAGCGTTCTTCCCAACGTTCTGTGGTTCTGCGTTCAAAAACAAAGGTATGCAACTTCTACTAGACGCAGTTGTTGAGTACCTACCAGCTCCAACTGAAGTTGCTCCACAAGATCTAACTGATCCAGAAACTGGTGAGCCAACAGGCGCAGTTGCTACTGTATCTGTAGACGAGCCTTTCCGTGCGCTTGCGTTCAAGATCATGGATGACCGTTTCGGTGCACTTACGTTCGTACGTATCTACTCTGGTAAGCTGAAGAAAGGTGACACAATCCTTAACTCTGCTACAGGTAAAACAGAGCGTGTTGGCCGTATGGTTGAAATGCACGCAAACGACCGTAACGAGCTTGAATCAGCTCAAGCTGGTGACATCATCGCTATCGTTGGTATGAAGAACGTTCAAACAGGTCACACACTATGTGATCCTAAGCACGAATGTACGCTTGAGCCAATGATCTTCCCAACGCCGGTAATCTCTATCGCTGTAACACCAAAAGACAAAGGTGCTGCAGAGAAGCTAGGTATCGCGCTAGGTAAGATGCTTGCAGAAGATCCATCATTCCAAGTTGAAACAGACGAAGAAACGGGTGACACTATCCTTAAAGGGATGGGTGAACTTCACCTTGACATCAAAGTTGACATCCTTAAGCGTACATTCGGTATCGAATTGAACGTAGGTGCTCCACAGGTTGCTTACCGTGAAACTATCACGAAGCCAGTTGAAGACAGCTACACGCATAAGAAGCAATCAGGTGGTTCTGGTCAATTCGGTAAGATCGATTACCGTATCAAGCCAGGTGAAGTTGGTTCAGGCTTCGTGTTCAAGTCTACAGTTGTTGGTGGTAACGTTCCTAAGGAATTCTGGCCAGCAGTTGAGAAAGGCTTCAAGTCTATGATGAACGAGGGTGTGCTTGCAGGCTTCCCAGTTCTAGACATCGAAGTTGAACTATTTGACGGTTCATTCCACGCAGTTGACTCGTCAGCTATCGCGTTCGAAATCGCTGCTAAAGGCGCATTCCGTCAATCAATCCCGAAAGCGGGTGCACAACTTCTTGAGCCAATCATGAAAGTTGACGTGTTCACACCAGAAGACAACGTAGGTGACGTAATCGGTGACCTTAACCGTCGTCGTGGTATGATCAAAGACCAAGAGCCGGGTGCAATGGGTATCCGTATCAAGGGTGAAGTTCCACTTTCAGAGATGTTTGGTTACATCGGTCACTTACGTACTATCACGTCTGGCCGTGGTCAATTCTCTATGGAATTCTCACACTACATGCCATGTCCAATGAACGTGGCAGATGCGGTAATCGCAGCTGAGAAAGAGAAAAAAGCGAAGAAGTAA
- a CDS encoding alpha/beta hydrolase has protein sequence MSSATFAEPSCLPSRLNAEQLEAQIQEAPYRYANNEEPLFVSYRNTPSFSSYAAQSKQIIATRNPRGTLPCPISTPTTQWLIKHNQLIPPVTVNDLVAPFELEQPRSKKVALLFHGLTDSPFSFHAIAPLLWAQGYTVRTLLLPGHATAPSDLQQVDATAWSEITQDALLDAQKDFEQVLLIGYSTGAALALAAASIQPNKVSGLVLIAPASQSHNKYSYLAQWLQYVPGLRWLDEAPDLDPFKYESFPMAAAALVHEVMNTFYQPNFNHVALRNIPKLTLLSEVDTTIDSHATLGLLAQWHHPSDTLLLYGERSWAQSVLGTKYQIEQARCIEGPCAAFNGMSHIGLLHPPSHPFYGKNGIYRHCGIYLNDLQKYALCTLEQNAARGETTIENTQSNLIFQRLTYNPYYHQLEQVLERFVRTLP, from the coding sequence ATGAGCTCAGCAACTTTTGCCGAACCAAGCTGCTTACCTTCGCGTTTAAATGCTGAACAATTGGAAGCACAAATCCAAGAGGCGCCATACCGTTATGCTAACAACGAAGAGCCGCTTTTCGTGTCGTACCGCAACACGCCGTCTTTTTCGAGTTATGCCGCGCAAAGTAAACAAATTATCGCAACTCGTAACCCTCGCGGTACGTTACCTTGCCCTATTAGCACGCCAACAACACAATGGCTAATCAAACACAACCAGCTTATCCCACCCGTAACCGTCAACGATCTCGTCGCCCCTTTTGAACTTGAGCAACCCCGCTCTAAAAAAGTGGCACTACTTTTTCATGGATTAACCGATTCGCCGTTTAGCTTTCATGCAATTGCCCCTTTGCTCTGGGCACAAGGCTATACAGTACGCACTTTGCTGCTCCCTGGCCACGCAACCGCTCCTAGTGATTTACAGCAAGTCGACGCGACAGCGTGGTCGGAAATAACACAAGATGCGCTGCTTGATGCTCAAAAAGATTTTGAACAAGTATTGCTTATTGGGTATTCCACAGGCGCGGCGCTCGCGCTTGCCGCAGCATCAATTCAACCGAATAAAGTATCCGGTTTAGTGCTGATTGCGCCCGCATCGCAATCGCACAATAAATACAGCTATTTGGCACAGTGGCTTCAGTACGTACCGGGTCTTCGTTGGTTAGATGAAGCACCAGATCTTGACCCTTTTAAATACGAAAGTTTTCCCATGGCTGCCGCCGCGTTAGTCCATGAGGTCATGAATACGTTTTATCAACCCAACTTCAACCACGTCGCATTACGAAACATTCCCAAACTAACGCTACTTAGCGAGGTGGATACAACGATTGATAGTCATGCAACATTAGGCCTGTTAGCCCAATGGCATCATCCAAGTGATACCTTATTACTTTATGGAGAGCGGTCTTGGGCGCAATCTGTACTCGGGACAAAATACCAAATCGAGCAAGCTCGATGTATCGAAGGACCTTGCGCTGCGTTCAATGGAATGTCGCATATTGGCCTTTTACATCCACCCTCACACCCCTTTTACGGAAAAAATGGGATATATCGACACTGCGGAATTTATTTAAATGACCTGCAAAAGTATGCACTGTGTACGCTGGAACAAAATGCGGCCCGTGGTGAAACGACAATTGAAAACACGCAATCTAACCTGATATTTCAACGACTTACCTACAACCCTTACTATCATCAATTAGAACAAGTACTTGAACGCTTCGTTCGCACTTTGCCATAA
- a CDS encoding TIGR00266 family protein — translation MEMRCHEIDYRIIGESMQMVEVELDPGEAVIAEAGAMNYIEDGIQFEAKMGDGSDVDQGFMGKLFSAGKRMISGESLFMTHFTNRGMGKKHAAFAAPFPGTIVPLNMAQLGQSVYLQKDSFLCAALGTKVDIAFQRKLGAGFFGGEGFILEHLQGDGMAFAHAGGTVIEKELRGETLRVDTGCVVGFTGGIDFDIERVKGLKSMFFGGEGLFLATLSGHGKVWIQSLPFSRLADRVIEHAPQMGGQRQGEGSILGSLGDLIDGD, via the coding sequence ATAGAAATGAGATGCCACGAAATTGACTATCGAATTATCGGCGAATCAATGCAAATGGTTGAGGTTGAGCTCGACCCAGGTGAAGCCGTAATTGCGGAAGCGGGCGCCATGAACTACATCGAAGACGGGATCCAGTTTGAAGCTAAAATGGGTGATGGTTCGGACGTCGATCAGGGGTTTATGGGCAAGCTATTTAGTGCGGGTAAACGCATGATCAGCGGCGAATCGTTGTTTATGACGCATTTTACCAATCGCGGCATGGGAAAAAAGCACGCGGCATTTGCAGCTCCATTTCCAGGGACAATTGTGCCACTCAATATGGCTCAGTTAGGCCAATCGGTCTATCTGCAAAAAGATTCATTCCTATGTGCTGCACTTGGTACGAAAGTAGACATTGCGTTTCAGCGTAAGTTAGGTGCCGGTTTCTTTGGTGGCGAAGGGTTTATCCTCGAACACCTGCAAGGTGATGGGATGGCCTTTGCACATGCGGGTGGTACGGTCATCGAAAAAGAATTACGAGGTGAAACATTGCGCGTGGATACAGGCTGTGTGGTCGGTTTTACGGGTGGTATCGACTTTGATATAGAACGAGTTAAAGGCCTTAAAAGTATGTTCTTTGGTGGCGAAGGTTTGTTCTTAGCGACGTTATCTGGCCATGGAAAGGTTTGGATCCAAAGTTTACCGTTCTCACGTTTAGCTGACCGAGTCATTGAACATGCGCCACAAATGGGTGGACAAAGACAAGGCGAAGGCTCAATTTTAGGCTCATTAGGCGACTTAATTGACGGAGATTGA
- a CDS encoding CHASE domain-containing protein gives MLTLQSRWQKATLYLLFLVAYVVSGHALLFFTVQSQVLPIWLPAGIALTGTYVCGLRFLPGVFLASAIFNWSVSQTGALLAFSWLKVAEISLIATGAMLQALVGGLLLRNWLGNPLFPKSRIHAFYVIGIVGIVVNLISSNVGVASLSLFNPHYSPENHWTNMLFWWLGDSLGVILITPIIMVLVQPWLKNVAHKPRSWSAVIGSMALICSVAATTYMYTKNNQHNATQVADREAQVVETILHRHLGRTLLAAYDLSAVIYQDPHLTLPEFKLAAAKLRRQHPFIKALSWNVAVAPADVDAFNKRLQSLYGNDVAIKGAPLSENDPRVVVTYILPEADNRNALGFNVYSRPDRKSALIAAELSNTPQASGILQLVQSSNDQPAYLLFAPVYSSKIDTKTGNHQIGGFATIVVDAKTIVEEAITQSNAQMLNVALYESGKTLPFYQNRGSEQPSSYPYTRERTLYFAGQTWRMELSLRDEFISNLNHQQTLMLMILQISICSLLSLLILLFVRQSEALNHLVEVKTLSLAKAKRESDEANQAKSRFLANMSHEIRTPLNAVIGFASLAKITKSSDELHTYIERIGLAAKTLLNLVNDILDISKIESNKLVLEEHDFNLSDVLLRLDSMFATAAQEKGLTWRIEHSLPNDCWLRGDVLRLEQVLINLCSNAIKFTSRGKVVVSVQHKIEKRYFKFAISVADTGIGIEPSKLEVVFAPFSQADSSTSRKFGGTGLGLAISRDLCRLMGGELKINSEFGVGTTFNLELKLPVGKAPATQVVNIDNQVLSKLHILVAEDNPVNQVVIKAMLNSFNIEPTIVENGQLAVNLVALEHFDVVLMDCQMPVMDGYQATALIREQKSKSTLPIVALTADVMPEHKAHAEAIGFNFHLAKPLDRDKLGELLMRLATS, from the coding sequence GGATTGCGTTTTCTACCCGGAGTCTTTCTCGCCTCCGCAATATTTAATTGGAGTGTCTCACAAACTGGTGCATTGCTCGCATTTTCATGGCTCAAAGTTGCTGAAATTAGCCTTATCGCTACCGGTGCCATGCTCCAAGCACTTGTAGGTGGACTACTCCTGCGCAATTGGTTGGGTAACCCCTTATTTCCCAAATCCCGCATTCACGCGTTTTACGTTATCGGTATTGTCGGCATTGTCGTCAACTTAATTTCATCCAATGTTGGTGTCGCGTCATTAAGCTTGTTTAATCCTCATTACAGTCCAGAAAATCACTGGACGAACATGCTATTTTGGTGGCTAGGCGACAGTTTAGGGGTTATTTTAATTACACCGATTATCATGGTGTTAGTGCAACCTTGGTTAAAAAACGTGGCGCATAAACCACGCTCTTGGTCGGCTGTCATTGGTAGCATGGCGTTGATCTGCTCCGTTGCGGCCACAACCTATATGTACACCAAAAACAACCAACATAACGCAACTCAGGTTGCCGACAGAGAAGCACAAGTCGTTGAAACGATTCTCCATCGCCACTTAGGTAGAACACTTTTAGCCGCCTACGATTTATCTGCGGTTATCTACCAAGACCCACATTTAACGTTGCCAGAATTCAAGCTCGCGGCAGCAAAACTGCGCCGCCAACACCCATTCATTAAAGCCTTGTCTTGGAATGTGGCGGTTGCACCTGCCGATGTTGATGCCTTCAACAAACGTTTGCAGTCACTGTATGGCAATGATGTCGCCATCAAAGGCGCTCCGCTAAGTGAAAATGACCCAAGAGTGGTGGTCACGTATATTCTTCCTGAAGCGGATAACCGCAATGCCCTTGGTTTTAATGTGTATTCTCGTCCAGATCGAAAATCCGCGCTCATTGCCGCTGAGTTATCGAATACGCCTCAAGCCTCAGGGATCCTTCAGCTGGTTCAATCCAGTAATGACCAACCGGCTTACTTGCTGTTTGCGCCAGTTTACTCATCCAAAATCGATACTAAAACGGGTAACCATCAAATCGGTGGATTTGCTACGATTGTTGTGGATGCGAAAACCATCGTTGAAGAGGCCATCACGCAAAGTAATGCACAGATGCTTAACGTGGCGCTGTACGAATCAGGGAAAACACTGCCGTTTTATCAGAATCGAGGGTCGGAGCAACCGTCTAGTTACCCATACACCAGAGAGCGCACGCTGTATTTTGCAGGGCAAACTTGGCGTATGGAACTCAGCTTACGGGATGAATTTATTTCGAATTTGAATCATCAGCAAACGTTAATGCTGATGATCCTGCAAATCTCTATCTGCAGTTTACTGTCGCTACTCATTTTACTTTTTGTTCGTCAAAGCGAGGCACTTAATCATTTAGTGGAAGTGAAAACACTATCCCTTGCCAAAGCCAAGCGTGAATCAGACGAAGCCAATCAGGCGAAAAGTCGCTTCTTAGCCAATATGAGCCATGAAATCCGCACGCCATTAAATGCGGTGATCGGGTTTGCCTCTTTGGCCAAAATTACCAAATCCAGTGATGAACTGCATACCTACATTGAACGGATTGGGCTTGCTGCAAAAACCTTACTGAACCTTGTGAATGACATTCTTGATATTTCCAAAATTGAATCAAACAAATTGGTATTGGAAGAACACGATTTTAATTTGAGTGACGTGTTATTGCGTTTAGACAGTATGTTTGCAACAGCCGCTCAGGAAAAAGGGCTAACGTGGCGCATCGAGCACTCGTTACCAAACGACTGCTGGCTCAGAGGTGATGTGCTGCGTCTCGAGCAAGTATTAATAAACCTGTGCAGCAATGCGATTAAGTTTACCTCTCGCGGCAAAGTAGTGGTGTCTGTCCAACATAAAATCGAAAAGCGCTATTTCAAGTTCGCAATTTCAGTTGCCGACACAGGTATTGGTATTGAACCCAGCAAACTCGAAGTCGTCTTTGCACCTTTTAGCCAAGCGGATTCTTCCACCTCTCGCAAATTTGGTGGAACGGGGCTCGGTTTAGCAATTTCAAGGGACTTATGTCGACTCATGGGTGGGGAGCTCAAAATCAACAGTGAATTTGGCGTAGGCACGACATTTAATCTTGAACTGAAACTTCCTGTCGGTAAAGCTCCCGCAACGCAAGTGGTCAACATCGACAATCAGGTGTTATCAAAACTGCATATTTTGGTTGCCGAAGACAATCCCGTGAATCAAGTCGTCATTAAAGCCATGCTGAATTCTTTCAACATTGAACCGACCATAGTTGAAAATGGTCAATTGGCAGTTAACTTAGTTGCGTTGGAACATTTTGATGTTGTGTTGATGGATTGCCAAATGCCAGTTATGGATGGCTACCAAGCAACCGCCCTAATCCGCGAACAAAAATCAAAAAGTACGCTGCCGATTGTCGCGCTCACCGCCGACGTCATGCCAGAACACAAAGCGCATGCCGAGGCGATTGGTTTTAATTTTCACCTCGCGAAACCTTTAGACAGAGACAAGCTCGGCGAGTTACTCATGAGACTGGCAACTTCATGA